A region from the Rhodothermales bacterium genome encodes:
- a CDS encoding aldehyde dehydrogenase family protein, translating to MSQSRTEPMGLLIGGIWHQREETIAVVNSFAGEEVGRISRGTPADSDAAVAAASVALKVPFPMHARYDVLMRAADLLVEHQADYALDIAREGSKTIREARREPVRAAGILRLAAEEGRRLHGETLPFDIRPGSERRVGYYYRVPVGVIAAIMPFNDPLAVMTHKIGPAIAGGNAVVLKPDSRAPLAVLRLARDLMDAGLPAGRLNVVTGDGEDAGQALVTDPRVRMITFTGGAKTGERIARSAGVKKLALELGANSPVLVLADADLEKAAAAVADGAFAQAGQNCLGVQRVLVHRTVFDDFSGRLAARASRLRVGASLDEGTDVCPLITERQAARVAEWIAEAQAGGARTLAGGRRDGAMITPTVLADVPAGCRLDCDEIYGPVVALYPFDTLDDAIEQANRTVFGLHAAVFTENLRDAFAAVEGLEAGGVIVNDSTDYRLDVMPFGGTKQSGVGREGLRFALEEMTETKVVCLNL from the coding sequence ATGTCTCAATCCCGGACGGAGCCGATGGGTTTGCTCATCGGCGGGATCTGGCACCAGCGCGAAGAGACGATCGCTGTGGTCAACTCGTTCGCCGGCGAGGAAGTGGGCAGAATTTCCCGGGGGACGCCGGCGGATAGCGATGCGGCCGTCGCCGCCGCGTCGGTGGCACTGAAGGTTCCGTTTCCGATGCACGCCCGCTACGACGTCCTGATGCGCGCCGCCGATCTGCTGGTCGAGCACCAGGCCGATTACGCCCTCGACATCGCCCGCGAGGGCAGCAAGACGATCCGCGAGGCCCGCCGCGAGCCGGTGCGCGCCGCCGGCATCCTGCGCCTCGCCGCCGAGGAAGGACGCCGGCTCCACGGCGAGACCCTCCCGTTCGATATCCGGCCGGGATCGGAGCGCCGCGTCGGCTACTACTACCGGGTCCCGGTCGGCGTCATCGCCGCGATCATGCCGTTCAACGACCCGCTCGCCGTGATGACACACAAGATCGGACCGGCGATCGCCGGCGGCAACGCAGTCGTGCTCAAGCCTGATTCCCGCGCCCCCCTCGCCGTGCTCCGGCTGGCCCGGGACCTGATGGATGCGGGGCTTCCGGCCGGCCGGCTCAATGTGGTGACGGGCGACGGCGAGGACGCCGGCCAGGCTCTCGTCACCGACCCCCGGGTACGGATGATCACCTTCACCGGCGGCGCGAAGACGGGTGAGCGGATCGCCCGTTCGGCCGGCGTCAAGAAGCTCGCCCTCGAACTGGGGGCCAACTCGCCCGTGCTCGTCCTGGCCGATGCCGACCTCGAGAAGGCCGCCGCGGCCGTCGCCGATGGCGCGTTTGCGCAGGCCGGCCAGAACTGCCTCGGCGTGCAGCGGGTGCTGGTGCATCGAACAGTGTTCGACGACTTTTCGGGCCGGCTGGCGGCGCGGGCGAGCCGCCTTCGTGTGGGCGCGTCGCTGGACGAGGGGACCGACGTCTGCCCGCTCATTACCGAGCGCCAGGCCGCTCGCGTGGCCGAATGGATCGCGGAAGCGCAGGCCGGTGGCGCTCGAACGCTGGCCGGCGGCCGACGCGACGGCGCGATGATAACGCCCACGGTGCTGGCCGACGTGCCCGCCGGATGCCGCCTCGACTGCGACGAGATCTACGGCCCCGTCGTGGCGCTCTACCCCTTCGATACCCTCGACGACGCGATCGAACAAGCCAATCGAACAGTGTTCGGGTTGCACGCCGCCGTGTTTACGGAGAACCTGCGGGACGCCTTTGCCGCGGTGGAGGGGCTGGAGGCCGGTGGCGTGATCGTCAACGATTCGACGGACTACCGGCTGGACGTGATGCCCTTCGGCGGAACGAAACAGAGCGGCGTCGGGCGCGAAGGCCTGCGCTTCGCGCTGGAGGAAATGACCGAAACGAAGGTGGTCTGCCTGAATCTTTGA
- a CDS encoding ADP-ribosylglycohydrolase family protein — MIRYLCLLILLPATVLAQSATAPRIEGLLIGALIGDAAGGPDEFQTPERSGWTAGDGPLTDEGIAALRARFRLKPYTRRPEPEPYAHWLPDAPPGTVTDDSRFKILFFRSLAETGRPDRLAFARTLLAWRADTTGRYGDLPRQWLDEFAYAARWELGERDPALARPPDRQWGGIPTMAGQMPFLPLAAFHPGDPEAAYRAVWAIDFMDTGYGLDLNAALVAGLAEALAPDATWASIEAAMRETDPFGYGDAPWVQRRLDRWLDFAHDAVRRADGRPARLFAILDAELQAEQWWEAWVPMTVVFACAELARYDALATLQLIMEFGHDTDSYMEVAGALFGALHGAEVFPEAIRVTVEARLLADYGVTVEDWLRRISRQ, encoded by the coding sequence ATGATACGGTATCTCTGTCTTCTGATTCTGCTGCCCGCGACGGTCCTGGCGCAGTCCGCCACGGCGCCGCGTATCGAGGGGCTCCTCATCGGCGCGCTCATCGGCGACGCCGCCGGCGGGCCGGATGAGTTCCAGACGCCGGAACGCAGTGGGTGGACAGCCGGCGATGGGCCGCTGACCGACGAAGGTATCGCCGCGCTGCGGGCGCGGTTCCGGCTCAAACCCTATACCCGCCGGCCCGAGCCCGAGCCGTACGCGCACTGGCTGCCCGACGCCCCGCCCGGCACCGTCACCGACGACTCGCGCTTCAAGATCCTATTTTTCCGGAGCCTCGCGGAAACCGGCCGGCCGGACCGCCTCGCCTTTGCGCGCACCCTCCTGGCCTGGCGCGCCGACACCACCGGTCGTTATGGCGATCTTCCCCGGCAGTGGCTCGACGAGTTCGCCTACGCCGCCCGCTGGGAGCTGGGTGAACGCGACCCGGCCCTGGCGCGTCCGCCGGACCGGCAATGGGGCGGCATCCCGACCATGGCCGGGCAGATGCCGTTTCTGCCCCTGGCCGCCTTCCATCCCGGCGATCCAGAGGCCGCCTACCGCGCCGTGTGGGCAATCGATTTCATGGATACCGGATACGGGCTCGACCTGAACGCCGCCCTCGTCGCCGGCCTCGCGGAGGCCCTCGCCCCGGATGCCACCTGGGCGAGCATCGAAGCCGCCATGCGGGAGACGGATCCGTTCGGCTATGGCGACGCGCCGTGGGTGCAGCGCCGGCTCGACCGCTGGCTGGATTTCGCCCACGATGCCGTGCGCCGCGCCGACGGCAGGCCGGCCCGGCTGTTCGCCATCCTGGATGCCGAATTGCAGGCGGAGCAGTGGTGGGAGGCCTGGGTGCCGATGACGGTGGTGTTTGCCTGCGCCGAACTGGCACGCTACGATGCGCTGGCCACCCTGCAGCTCATCATGGAATTCGGGCACGACACCGATTCGTACATGGAAGTCGCCGGCGCGCTGTTCGGGGCGCTGCATGGCGCGGAGGTGTTTCCGGAAGCCATCCGCGTCACGGTCGAGGCGCGGTTGCTGGCGGACTACGGGGTGACGGTGGAGGATTGGCTGCGGCGCATATCCCGCCAGTGA
- a CDS encoding SDR family oxidoreductase: MKVALVTGASAGIGRHTAIGLAEDGFAVVLAGRRKEALEETAERIDASDRTLVVPCDVSDPVSVSHLFARIGEVFHRLDLLFNNAGVNAPGVLLEELDVADWRRVLDINLTGAFLCTQEAFRMMKAQTPGGGRIINNGSISAHTPRPNSAAYTASKHAITGLTKSTALDGRKYGIACGQIDIGNADTAMAGKMKAGVPQADGSIAIEPTMPVKHVVDAVRYMAGLPLDANVLTLTVMATGMPFVGRG; encoded by the coding sequence ATGAAGGTAGCCCTGGTAACCGGCGCCAGCGCCGGCATCGGCCGGCATACGGCGATCGGACTCGCGGAAGACGGCTTCGCCGTGGTGCTTGCCGGTCGGCGCAAGGAAGCGCTGGAAGAGACCGCAGAGCGGATCGACGCTTCCGATCGAACGCTCGTCGTGCCCTGCGACGTGTCGGATCCCGTTTCCGTCTCCCACCTGTTCGCCCGAATCGGGGAGGTCTTCCACCGGCTCGATCTGCTGTTCAACAATGCCGGCGTCAACGCGCCCGGCGTCCTGCTCGAGGAGCTGGACGTGGCCGACTGGCGCCGCGTGCTCGACATCAACCTGACGGGCGCTTTCCTCTGCACGCAGGAGGCGTTCCGGATGATGAAGGCGCAGACACCCGGCGGCGGCCGCATCATCAACAACGGCTCGATCTCGGCCCATACGCCCCGGCCGAATTCCGCCGCCTACACGGCATCGAAGCACGCCATCACCGGCCTCACGAAATCGACGGCGCTCGACGGCCGTAAATACGGGATCGCGTGCGGGCAGATCGACATCGGCAATGCCGACACGGCGATGGCCGGCAAGATGAAGGCCGGCGTCCCGCAAGCCGACGGCTCCATCGCCATCGAACCCACCATGCCTGTGAAGCATGTGGTGGATGCCGTGCGCTACATGGCCGGCCTGCCGCTCGACGCCAACGTACTGACGCTCACCGTCATGGCCACCGGCATGCCGTTCGTCGGCCGCGGTTGA
- a CDS encoding phosphotransferase: MPEAIHFSLDTPDTLTAFLDRSGWLEPGEQAKRVSRAGEGNMNFVARVKTGQRSVIVKQSRPWVEKYPDISAPEDRILSEVAFYRAIEHEPRLAKGMPRLLAFDVANRTALLEDLGDVRDYTSMYDGDRPPCDELRPLLRWLTTLHSAAFQETLRPDLANRSMRALNHTHQFALPLASDNGLDLDAVTPGLQAEADRIKQNTAYVEAIRALGDRYLADGERLLHGDFYPGSWVRTPAGPRVIDPEFAFFGPAAYDIGICLAHLVMAGYSESERTVILMGYTPPPRFDRLLAVRFAGMEIMRRLIGVAQLPMTRTLDQKADLLVLSEQLVLEPERARLY; the protein is encoded by the coding sequence ATGCCTGAAGCGATCCATTTCAGCCTGGATACCCCCGACACCCTCACCGCTTTCCTCGACCGCTCCGGCTGGCTGGAGCCGGGTGAGCAGGCGAAGCGCGTTTCGCGCGCCGGCGAGGGCAACATGAACTTCGTGGCCCGGGTCAAGACCGGCCAGCGCTCGGTGATCGTCAAGCAATCCCGCCCGTGGGTGGAGAAGTACCCGGACATCTCGGCGCCGGAGGACCGCATCCTCAGCGAGGTGGCCTTTTACCGCGCGATCGAGCACGAGCCGAGGCTGGCCAAGGGCATGCCCCGCCTCCTGGCCTTCGACGTCGCGAACCGGACCGCGCTGCTCGAGGACCTGGGCGACGTGCGTGACTATACGAGCATGTACGACGGCGATCGCCCGCCGTGCGACGAACTGCGGCCGCTGCTCCGGTGGCTGACGACCCTCCACAGCGCCGCGTTCCAGGAAACCCTCCGGCCCGATCTGGCGAATCGATCCATGCGCGCGCTGAATCATACGCATCAGTTCGCCCTGCCGCTGGCGTCGGACAATGGCCTCGACCTCGACGCCGTCACGCCCGGGCTGCAGGCCGAGGCCGATCGCATCAAGCAGAACACGGCGTACGTCGAGGCCATCCGCGCGCTGGGAGACCGGTACCTCGCCGACGGCGAACGGCTGCTCCATGGCGACTTCTACCCCGGCAGCTGGGTGCGCACGCCGGCCGGTCCGCGTGTCATCGACCCCGAATTCGCGTTTTTCGGGCCAGCGGCATACGACATCGGCATCTGCCTCGCGCACCTGGTCATGGCCGGCTATTCCGAATCCGAACGCACCGTCATCCTGATGGGCTATACGCCCCCGCCCCGCTTCGACCGCCTGCTCGCCGTCCGCTTCGCCGGGATGGAAATCATGCGCCGCCTCATCGGCGTCGCCCAGCTGCCGATGACCCGAACGCTCGACCAGAAGGCCGACCTGCTCGTCCTCTCGGAACAGCTGGTGCTCGAACCCGAGCGCGCCAGGCTGTATTGA
- a CDS encoding amidohydrolase family protein, whose product MRYLLLLLLFAPLSALAQDWPAEMPADLRQKLEPKITAIRAGHLVDPATATVLDNQIIVVRHDHKTGNSEILAIGPNVTIPDGAEVIDLSDQYVLPGLVDSHDHLGITYKKEPESDNYYFTVMMDSSPIRAIQSVSNGMQKLAAGFTVMRDLGNAGDYADTAYRQAIEQGWVPGPTIINSGIIIGAFGGQFHEIPEREDTVYPEYLNADTNDEIVKAVRRNIHYGAKVIKVCVDCQRYPYTVDQLKLFVSEAANAGMKVAGHVQTYEGARRAIEAGFWSLEHDNALTDDLHKMMAQKGIFRAGTETPFTWYRGSERAFAGTVARLRNAYENGVKITFSTDADYYVPGMTRGEVTINFLKTWKAAEIPAKDILKAMTITGYEVCELTNRGPIKVGNKGDIIAVAANPLADIDALRDVRFVMKDGQVFKRDGVMTPMDFFHSGPEYGWRVR is encoded by the coding sequence ATGCGCTACCTCTTACTCCTCCTCCTTTTTGCGCCGCTTTCCGCGCTGGCCCAGGACTGGCCGGCCGAGATGCCGGCCGATCTCCGCCAGAAACTCGAACCCAAAATCACCGCCATCCGCGCCGGCCACCTGGTCGATCCCGCCACGGCGACGGTGCTCGACAACCAGATCATCGTTGTCCGCCACGATCACAAGACCGGCAACAGCGAGATCCTCGCCATCGGCCCGAACGTGACCATTCCGGACGGCGCGGAAGTGATCGATCTGTCCGACCAGTACGTGCTGCCCGGCCTCGTCGATTCCCACGACCATCTCGGCATTACCTACAAGAAAGAGCCGGAAAGCGACAACTATTATTTCACCGTGATGATGGACAGCAGTCCGATCCGGGCCATTCAGTCGGTCTCGAACGGGATGCAGAAGCTCGCCGCCGGCTTCACCGTCATGCGCGACCTCGGCAACGCCGGCGACTATGCGGATACGGCCTACCGCCAGGCCATCGAACAGGGATGGGTGCCGGGACCGACCATCATCAACTCGGGCATCATCATCGGCGCCTTCGGCGGCCAGTTCCACGAAATCCCCGAACGGGAAGACACCGTCTACCCCGAATACCTCAACGCCGACACCAACGACGAAATCGTCAAGGCCGTCCGCCGCAACATCCACTACGGCGCCAAGGTCATCAAGGTCTGCGTCGACTGCCAGCGCTACCCGTACACGGTCGACCAGCTCAAGCTGTTCGTGAGCGAGGCGGCGAACGCGGGGATGAAGGTCGCCGGGCACGTCCAGACCTACGAGGGCGCGCGGCGCGCCATCGAGGCCGGCTTCTGGTCGCTCGAACACGATAACGCGCTCACCGACGATCTGCACAAGATGATGGCCCAGAAAGGCATCTTCCGCGCCGGCACCGAGACGCCCTTTACCTGGTACCGGGGCAGCGAGCGCGCCTTCGCCGGCACCGTCGCCCGGCTGCGCAATGCCTACGAGAACGGCGTCAAAATCACGTTCTCGACCGACGCCGACTACTACGTGCCGGGCATGACCCGCGGCGAAGTCACCATCAACTTCCTCAAGACCTGGAAAGCCGCCGAAATCCCCGCGAAGGACATCCTGAAGGCGATGACGATCACCGGCTACGAGGTGTGCGAACTCACGAACCGGGGGCCCATCAAGGTGGGCAACAAGGGCGACATCATCGCCGTCGCGGCCAACCCGCTCGCCGATATCGACGCCCTGCGTGACGTCCGTTTCGTTATGAAGGACGGCCAGGTCTTCAAGCGCGACGGCGTGATGACGCCGATGGACTTCTTCCACAGCGGCCCGGAATATGGCTGGCGCGTCCGCTAG
- a CDS encoding MmcQ/YjbR family DNA-binding protein: MEEPVDRLRALCMALPEAWEKIAWSEPTFRVKKKQFAMFAAAENHHGAGRHAVWLPAPPGAKEMLIASRPEAFFNPPYVGVKGWVGIYLDEVDDTELGLHIRNAYLLVAPDKLAAKLTEDDT, encoded by the coding sequence ATGGAAGAACCTGTCGATCGGCTCCGCGCCCTGTGCATGGCGCTGCCCGAGGCCTGGGAGAAGATCGCCTGGAGCGAGCCGACCTTCCGGGTGAAGAAAAAGCAGTTCGCGATGTTCGCCGCCGCGGAGAACCACCATGGCGCCGGCCGGCATGCCGTATGGCTTCCCGCGCCGCCGGGCGCCAAAGAGATGCTCATCGCGTCGCGCCCCGAAGCGTTTTTTAACCCGCCGTACGTCGGCGTGAAAGGCTGGGTCGGGATCTATCTGGACGAAGTGGACGACACCGAACTCGGTCTCCACATCCGCAATGCCTATCTTCTGGTCGCGCCGGACAAGCTGGCCGCCAAACTGACCGAAGACGACACATGA
- a CDS encoding DinB family protein encodes MLDTLWNHVFWADDLVLKALLEAGGPAEAVREFAHILGAEETWLARLEGRAPRAAVWPDATLDMLPDLAREVHAGLNAYLAGIDDTRLDAPLAYTNSKGQTFSNPVREILLHAALHGQYHRGKINLLLRQAGFEPAPVDLIGFLRGVPAASTRRP; translated from the coding sequence ATGCTCGATACCCTCTGGAATCACGTTTTCTGGGCCGACGACCTGGTGCTCAAGGCCCTCCTCGAGGCCGGCGGTCCGGCCGAAGCCGTCCGGGAGTTCGCCCACATCCTGGGCGCGGAAGAAACCTGGCTCGCGCGACTGGAAGGACGGGCGCCGCGCGCCGCCGTCTGGCCGGACGCCACGCTCGACATGCTCCCCGATCTTGCGCGGGAGGTACACGCCGGCCTGAACGCTTACCTGGCCGGTATCGACGACACCCGGCTGGATGCGCCGCTGGCCTACACGAACAGCAAGGGGCAGACGTTCTCGAACCCGGTGCGCGAGATCCTGCTACATGCCGCGCTCCACGGACAGTATCACCGCGGCAAGATCAATCTGCTGCTCCGGCAGGCCGGCTTCGAGCCGGCGCCGGTCGACCTCATCGGTTTTCTGCGCGGCGTGCCGGCGGCCAGCACCCGGCGGCCGTAA
- a CDS encoding cellulase family glycosylhydrolase, with translation MHRQTVLILVLLLSGIAPAAAQLPFVRVDGNRFVDEQGETVVFRGVSFSDPDRLEKSGHWNEAYFDAAQSWRANVVRFPVHPSAWRERGERAYLELLDQGVAWAGERGMYVIIDWHSIGNLRTELFQHPMYNTTRTETFRFWKTIAARYAGNPVVAFYELFNEPTVQGGKLGTMTWADQKALMEELIGIIYAHDRTVIPLVAGFNWAYELGSVVEQPIAFPGVAYVSHPYPQKRPAPWVDQWEADWGHVADTYPIVATELGFMSEDGRGAHVPVIGDETYGEALIGYFDRKGISWTAWVFDPSWSPQLIENWDFEPTRQGRFFRDKLVERNPR, from the coding sequence GTGCACCGGCAAACTGTCCTCATCCTCGTCCTTCTCCTGAGCGGGATCGCGCCGGCGGCCGCGCAGCTGCCGTTTGTCCGGGTCGACGGCAACCGCTTCGTCGACGAGCAGGGCGAGACGGTGGTCTTTCGCGGCGTTTCTTTTTCCGATCCCGACCGGCTCGAAAAGAGTGGCCACTGGAACGAGGCCTACTTCGATGCGGCTCAGTCCTGGCGTGCCAACGTCGTCCGCTTTCCCGTGCATCCGAGCGCGTGGCGGGAACGGGGCGAGCGCGCCTATCTGGAATTGCTCGATCAGGGCGTCGCGTGGGCCGGCGAGCGGGGTATGTATGTGATCATCGACTGGCACAGCATCGGCAACCTGCGCACCGAGCTGTTTCAGCATCCGATGTATAACACGACCCGGACCGAGACCTTCCGGTTCTGGAAAACTATCGCGGCGCGGTATGCCGGCAACCCGGTGGTGGCGTTCTACGAACTGTTCAACGAGCCGACCGTTCAGGGCGGCAAGCTCGGGACGATGACGTGGGCCGACCAGAAGGCGCTGATGGAGGAACTCATCGGGATCATCTATGCCCACGACCGGACGGTTATCCCGCTCGTCGCCGGCTTCAACTGGGCGTACGAACTCGGATCGGTCGTCGAACAGCCGATCGCGTTTCCGGGTGTCGCGTACGTGTCGCATCCGTACCCGCAGAAGCGGCCGGCGCCCTGGGTTGACCAGTGGGAGGCCGACTGGGGCCATGTGGCCGACACCTATCCGATCGTGGCCACCGAACTGGGCTTCATGAGCGAGGACGGCCGCGGGGCGCATGTGCCCGTCATCGGCGACGAGACGTACGGGGAGGCGCTGATCGGCTATTTTGACCGCAAGGGGATTTCCTGGACGGCCTGGGTTTTCGATCCATCCTGGTCCCCTCAGCTCATCGAAAACTGGGATTTCGAGCCGACGCGGCAGGGGCGGTTCTTCCGCGACAAGCTGGTAGAACGGAATCCCCGATAG